Part of the Panicum virgatum strain AP13 chromosome 4N, P.virgatum_v5, whole genome shotgun sequence genome is shown below.
TTACCAGAATCACATAGCCTAAATTCAAGGCGCAAAGATACCCAGGATACAGAAGATGTAAACATCTACAGCTAAAGTGAAATGTACATGCATGTAACCAAGTGTTGGTCGAGAATTGACAGCCATTACCGCTATTTTTTTCAATATCAACAAACATAAAGTTCATGAAAGCTAGGACTACTACTACTAGCATATTTGACCAACAAGGTCAAATCTTAGGTACTGAGCATGCATCTGGTTAACTAACAGCAGGAGGCTGAAACACGTGAAAATTACAAGAATTCATCTGTGGTCCACAGATTTGACATAGGATTTCATCTGACTGGTTTTGCAAACATAATAAATTTCTTGAATAGAAGAATTGTCACCGGAAAATATATAGGAGCAATCCTCATGTAGTCCTATGTTGCATACCTCCATGAAATTCTCTTGTGCAGTGTTGCGACAACAGATGGATCAAACGAACGAGAAACCAAGTGTTGGGGTTGCATCTGCAATCAGACCAAACAAGCAAGCACGCGTTGCTGTTGTCCGTGCCTTGGGGAGAAAACCTACCATTTCTTCCGCACTTCCTTACCCACCGCCGGAGCGCGAGAGGGGAGATGCTCCGAATAGGGGAAAAGGGGTTATCCGCCTGCGCGCTGGTTGAGAGAATCGCCGGCGGAGcgctgcagcgccctcgccgggagaggcgccggccgccggcgctaccgtggcgGTCAATTTTCATTCTGCTGATTATACGGCATATAAGTGTCTTTTAGCTGACATAAGGGTCCACCTGTCAGCTGCTGCTAAATTAAAATTGGGCAACAAAAAAACGCACAAATCTTTGTTTTTTCCGACGCACGCAGCACATGCGTACAAGCAAAGCAAGGATGCATTCAACACACAAACAAAGCCCGTAGTGGTTTTTTTATCATGATCTGAAAGTAAATCAGTGCTGGGTATAACAATTTTACAATCCAGTTAGTAacattttgcaaaattttctCCAAGTCACACTGTATAACCTTTATGTTGAAAAAATGAAGTACATCCCCAGCTCATGAATTGAGAAAGATGGCTTTAAAGATTTCACGGAGTCAAACAGAGATGAAGTTGCTAAATGCACATCCCATGTGCAGAATTTTCTTACATTCTGAATGGAGTGTGGCAAGCATGAAGCATATTTCTATTCTGAACAGTTCACAAGCTTAAACATGGTAGCAGTGGATTCACAGCAAAATCAATACCACGCCTATAGCCGGATACACAATACAATAACAGAAAGATCTAAACTGATCTAACCTTCAGTTTTCCAGTTTGGCAATAAACTCTCTAGATAACATAGAAGTTGCTAATGCCACTAATAATTCTCGGTCACTGGGAAAAAGCCATAACATAAGCTACATCACACAACTCCAAAAAATACACCAGGGCTGCTCAGCTAAGAGCAGCAGCACCACCCTTCTTCAGCAGCAGCCACCCTTCTTCACCGCTGAAACATCATCCTTTATATTTATCTTCTCACCCTTGCCAGGCCCAGAGGCTGCATCTTCGCCCGCTTCGACTGCTCGCTTACTCACAATGCGGTAGATCTGGGTCAACACCTCTGCGAATGCATTCTCCACATTGGTGGACTCGAGCGCAGAGGTCTCCATGAAGTAGAGTGATTCTCTCTCCGCGAATGCCTTGCCTTCATCTGTTTGAACTGCTACGAGATGGCGCAGATCAGATTTGTTGCCAACCAGCATAACAACTATGTTGGGATCTGTATGGTCCCTCAACTCCTTCAGCCAGCGCTCAACATTCTCAAAGGTTGAGTGACGAGTGACATCATAAACAAGCAACGCTCCAACAGCACCTCGGTAATATGCACTAGTGATAGCTCGATATCTGCAGTAAGATCCATATCCAAAATGCAGTGAGATAAGTAAACCTTGACTTGCAACAAAATTCAGTACCATGAAACATCAAATGAAGAACCCTAATCAAATTACTGATTCAACAAAATTAGTCAGATTTGGTCTGTTCAGAGTTCATCATCTACAAGTTTGGCCGTCCTGATTCCCTTCACTTTGATCGGACGGTGGAAACAGAATTCAAGCCATGTCAGTCAAATGCTCTTCAAAATCACTTAAGGAAACTCAAATTAAGTCACTAAATCATATTTAAACACCATCATGTCTCAATGATGGGAAGACAATGACTCAACTTGAGATGGTTAGCATTTAGGCCcgtttggatccaagtgctaaCGGGTTAAAGTGCCAAACTTTAGCACTAGCCCTATAGCCCATCCACACAGGAGTGCTAATGGggtgggctaaactttagcctagactaaaaaaaactaataggtgctaaagtttagcactcaactttagcCCACACAAACAGACCCTTACTGCTAATAGCAATAGCAGTGTTTTCTGCCGAAGACCCCCATCACAACAGCATCAATGAGACAATGACAATGGCCCTACCCGAGGCAAGAGCATTTCATTGTATCCATATCAAATTTGTATAGAATTATATGACGGAAAACCAGGAACACAACTCGATAGCAACAGATGTAACACTACAAAGAAATCATAATTAGTTCAACCACCATCTGACCACCCACCCATCTAAAGGGGGTTCATCACCTTAAAATCAAGGTTATTAAAACGATAAAACGACGAAACAAATAGAGGGTAGATTTTAACGAAACGATGGACGTTTTATCGTTTAAACGGACGTTTTAACGTTTAAACGTCGATTTCACAAGAACGTTTTCTCGTGAAAACTTTCACGACGTTTAAGCGTCGTTTTAATAACCAGGCTTACAATTGTTCATGAATTGATACGGTTGAGTATACTACATGCACGGTATTTCAGACTCAAAAGGAAATTGTCATCACATATAAGCTCAGTTATCAGGGAGAACTTGAAAAGATAGAACAATAATTAATATTAACGATTTTTTTATCAAACACGGTTCACTCGACAGacactttttttcttttgctgcatgCAAAATTGCAAACATATTTCTGTGTGCACCTATCAGGACCTAGCACTCTGCATCATTTCATTCAGGTCCCAGTGCTCCaactttttttataaaaaaaacgcATTCTTACATGGTGAATTCATCCACAAGATAAAttaacacaacccaatggcaaCATATGTAACACTGCACAGAAACCATAACTAGCTCATCACCACCCAGGTAAAGGGAATTCATTGCCTCAAAGTTCCTCGTCAAGTGGTACATCTGAGTACATCACATGCATGCCATTTCAAGTTATTAGAAGACCTTATCTCGGATAAACTCACAGTACTCAACAAGATAAGACACGACAATATTACTAATTTCGGTCTAATACAATTGATTCAATGGACtcttcatttttcttttatcttgctccatgcaaaatgcaaacatattTCTGTGACTGTGTGCACCTGTCAGATCCTGGCATCCCTGCATCATTCAATCAGGTTCCAGTGCTCCAATTTCAAAACATCGCATGCAACCATACACAATATTAACCAGCTACCAACTTAAACCATCTCATACAGCCCTTTGACTCCTCCCAATCTAACAAGAACTCATGTTATCATTTCTAGTTAAAAACCAATACACTACTGTGTCATCATGGCTACCTCTGGTGCTTAGATGCAATAGCAGAAACTCGTACTATGAAGGTGCAGACCAAGCATGTTCCGTCAAACAGGATCAACCCAATGGACACTGTGCACCCCCtttatttgtttgtttgatTAATTTTTCTTGTAACTCATCAATACGGAGCACTTCAAAATGTACTTTGCATGTATTCCTAGCTTAATATTTGTGTGAAAACTTTTTGAGTTTTAACTTTTAATTTCTGAAAGCCTGGAACACATATAACTAAGATTGCCGTATGCAGTGATCTTGATTGGTTACCAGCGTTTCAAGTTTTCAACACATTATTACATTTCCATGGGCGCGCAAGTGGTACAACCTACAAAGACAATGCTGTGGGAAGCTGGCAAAACAAGGTAACAATAAGTCTATAAAACGGTGTACATGGACTGTAAAAAGAAGATAAAATAAACCTTCTTGACTCCAATAATGCGGTACAGGTTTTTTTTGTGGTATCAAATGCAAGAGTGCAAAATATTATAACAGTCATCATTTATTTGAATGGAGGCGTTGTGAAGGCAATGGAATGAGAGTTTCGGCTATGTTCTTAGAAAACGTAAGCATCACCCAATTTTCCATGCCCTAGTTCTGCGAATCTGTAACATAGAATTTACTAGTACTGACCAAACTGTACAACGTGTATGAACAGTAAAAAGGGCGTGAAGCATAAAAATGGTATGCAAGAGCCATCTATTTTTGGCATTTGTGTGCGTTTTACTGTTTTAACACATTGAACATAAGCGGCTGCATGCATAGAAATGAAAATTGACTGATCTCCGTCTCGCACAGGAATTGACCATCCTTAGCCACGCGTACAAGGAACGACATAATCTTCAAACAGTCCTCCCAAGTCCACGCCACGCTGCTACCCTACGAGCGAACCAGGCTCCAAACAGCATCATAAATCCGTTTTGGGAGTAGCATCCCAAACCTTGTGCTAGTATAGAGCAGGATCCCGACTTGCTGATCCGCGCGTAACTTACCGGTCCCATTTCAGGGATCGGATCCAGCAACACGGGAGCACCAAACCCTACAGATGGCCATCGACACCAGCACGCGACGCAATTCGGCAAGCGAGATCCAAATCGCGACAGCAGGCGTGCATCGCGAACGCGAGCAGCAACCGAGCCGCGGCGCGGATCAGATCTAGCACCACCGGctaccgcggcggcggggagagggGAAGAGACGAGGGCGAGCTGCGCAGAGCAgtgagcggagcggagcggagcgtaCCTTTCCTGGCCGGCGGTGTCCCAAATCTGGGCCTTGACGACCTTGCCGTCGACCTGGAGGGAGCGGGTGGCGAACTCGACGCCGATGGTGGACTTGGACTCGAGGCTGAACTCGTTGCGCGTGAAGCGGGAGAGCAGGTTGGACTTGCCGACGCCGGAGTCGCCGATCAGGACCACCTTGAAGAGGTAGTCGTAGTCGTCCTCCGCCCGGTACCCCGCCGCCATTGCTTCTGCCcgctacgccgccggcgccccctccgCTCTCCGCGCCGATCTGGTTTCGGGCGAgcgaggaaagagagagagtggtGGTGCTGGGGGCGTGGGGAAAGaaagaggaggggggggggggggggacgaagggggcacgggcacggcagcgggcgcggcgggcggtgcggtgcggtggggAGGCGCGTGGAGTGCGGCGGGTGGGGGGCTGCATTTCTGACGGAGCCGAGAgccaacctttttttttcttttttggctgCGCGACGACAGCAAGGCGGAAAACGTGTGAAGTTTTGAAGCTTTGCTTTTAAACTCTCTGGATTCAAAATTCCATGCTGAATCTAGAATTCTGTTTATTTCGATTTTACATGAAACTGAAGAGAAAAATATGTTGAAGTGACGACAGCATGGAACTGAAGAGACAAAAATTATGTTGCGGTATCATTCCTAGCAGCTTTCTTAACAGCGAAGAAATTAACTTGGAAGAGTCGACTACCAAGAGCCTGTTCggctggtagaatgaatagtgCTCGGCTGGTAGATTGAATGGTATTGTGTGAGAGGAAATAAGTCGTAATAAGCCAAAGAAAGCCTAGACTAGCCGAACAGGCTCCAAGTTGCATAGAATGTTCGTATCTATCCATGCAAGTTTTTAAAATTCATAAGAAAAGGTCATAGATATGTTATAAACAAGTTGCGAACATGTTCTCAGATTATATGATGAAGGATATTGACATAGAGCTATTTTGGGAAATTCCATTGCATGAACAATTGATATAGCCGTTGACAAATAGTTTTTTTAGATAGAACGTAACCTGGTTTTGTTTTTTGCTTCCAATTAAATAAGCAGAAAACATGCCCTTAATATTTCTGATCGTTTTGCTTATTAAAACAAAATGCAAGTAAAAGTCCAATGCCCTGAACAGTTTGTTTTAGCTTCGTACTCTTTGGTTCTACTCTTAAACCAAAAGTGTTGGAAATTGTGTGGCCACATTGTTTCCTTATAGTTTTCATAGCCCTGATGTGTAAAAATGGGGTGTGTATttaaaaggaaaaagtccataTTTCAACCTCGAACTGTCTTGAGCGTCCGAGTTTCAACCCCATATTACGAAACCGGGTATCCTCCACCCCTGAACTTTGAATACCGGACAAAAAACCCCCCTGGGCCAAAACCGGGTGGTTTCTGTCCTAGTCAGCCGCACACGTCATCCGCAATGGAGATATGTCTTGCTGAAGAGAGATCAAAGCTGGATAAATCTCTTGCAGAGCTGGACATGCTACTGGAGGTCTTGGCCGAAAAAGATGCTACAATTGATGATCTGAATGCAAATGTGAAGAAGTTAAGGAAGATGGGTTTCATGTTTGGGGTAGCTGTAGTTTTTTTAgttgctgttgttgtaggaTGTTGTAGGATTGATGTTTAGCAACTGAGAAGTTGTTTAGTCGAAGCTAATGGAAATTCCAAACTACTATCCTTTTGTTGTAATGTAAGCGAACCCTAATGTGCAATGGATGACATTTTCTTCTGGACATGATAATTGCTTTTGTGCATCATAAGGCCAAAGCAACTCTTAACAAACAGGTAGTGCATAGCAAACAAGTTGTTGGGACGAATTAGTTCTCACACACAACCACACAGCATGTTGTTGGACACAACCACACAAACAAGCATGTTCTTGGACACAACGACACAACATGTTCTTGGACACAACCACATGACAGTACATGGTCTTAGGCCCTATtacatttttttgtttgaacCTGCAGCAGAACCGCTAGGAGGAAGCATAAGGTACTCTTGAAACTTGGCAGGTGTTGTTTTCTTCCTTTTCACTGGTTCTGTGGCTTCCACCTTTGCATGTGCCTTTCCTGAAGAGACCTGAACTGTGACACTTGAGCTTGCCTGTGATAGGGGAACTTGGGCATGAAGCTTAATTGTAGCAGTTCCTCCTCTTTGAGTTTCCACTGTAGCCATGGCTGAGGTCATTGTCACATTCGACTTCTTGCTTTTAGAGCTCTGAAACGCAAATGTTAATGTTACTGTCATTTAATATAATTGAATTCTTAATCGAAATTGCATGTGTATTAGAATAGAAAAATCAATGAAATTACCTGAGAACTATCTGTTGGTACACTAGTATCTGATTGCCTCTGTCTTTTGCTGCTAACAACTTGACCACTGGATGCACTGTTCTGTGCACTTGAGACCACTATCATTGCatttggtgctgctgcagaagcAGTTGTGGCAGGAGTAGGCGCTAGAGTAGATCCTGGATTAGAAGAAGCTGTCTTTTTGTTGCAAGTGGTCCTATTGTGGCCAACACCTTTACATATCTTGCACCTAATAGCAGATCCAACCCTACACATCCTGGTTGGCTTAGGTTTTTCAGTTGAttccctcctcctttccttcttcggCCGTCCAGGCATCCTCACATATGGGGGCTTCAGGCTTTTCTCTTTCTGACACAGGGCAACTATGCATGCCCTCAACTGGAATGAGGTAGTGGTTATATGTTTTCTTGAACTCAGCAACTCTGAAACATGGTGCTATGTACTCATCTAATGTATGTGTCTTGAAATAAATGCAACTGATTGCATGAGGACATGGTAGCCCTGAGAGTTGCCAATACCTACAGGAACATGTCTTCTCCACTAGATCTAGTGTCCATCTGTGGTCCCAGTGTACTACCTCATACTTGTCATTTCCATTGCACACTGCATGGCAGAAACCAGAGCTGCTGATATAAGAGTTGATCTTCTTCAGGATGTTAGGACAGATATCAGTGTTCCATCTGTAAAGCTTGGTGATGTTTTCTTGGATCCTAATCATGACCTTCCTCCTAATCATCTCCAGCATGGTAATGATTGGATAGAACCTTGCCTCGACGATCCACTTGTTGAAGGACTCACACAGATTATTGTCTACCGAGTCACCGTTAGAACCTAATTTGAACTAAGCTCGACTCCAGTGAATAGGGTCAGTGTTCATGACAGCTGCTGCTCCCTCTCTAGTATGTTGTGCAAGCTTTGCCCTAGCTAGGTTGAACAGCATTGGACAAGAAGCTTTGGCACACCTCCACCACTTCTTCTGCCACTCCTTCTTCTTATATTTCTTTCTCCAGATTGCATAAATGTGCCTTGCACAGTTCCTATGCTCTGCCATTGGGGCCCAGTGATGCACTGCATTGATAATTCCCTGAAAAAGGTAAAGAAAGTATACACATATAAGAATGAACATGGTAAAGAAAGTATGTACTGATGATATGTACTGATGGTACCTTTTGCTGGTCAGAAATGAACACCCATCCTTCACCACTCCCAACAGACAGATCTCTGAATAGTATGTCACAAAACCAGTCCCAAGTTTCATTGGTCTCCTTCTCTACAACAGCCCAAGAAATAGGATACATTTGATTGTTGGCATCTCTGCCAATTGCACACAGGAGCTCACCATTTGTAGCCCCCTTAAAGAAACATCCATCTAGTCCAACTACTCTCCTGCATCCAGCTAGGAAGCCCTTTCTACATGCATCAAGCCCAATGTACATCCTTTGGAAAGTCACGTAGGCAATTGAATCTTGTGTACTTGAGGCATCTACATAAATATCAGCAACACAACCATCATCTGTGGCAATGCTCACATCCATACATGCATTGTCATCCACCAGAGCTCGAAGTCCATTGCTCAATTCCTTTCTAGGCATTAACCAGTGCATCATCATGCCATCAGTTACATCACAGTGATCCTTTAGATGTCCAAAAAATTCTGGCAGTGAAACCTTGTCTCTGTCAATGTATGCCATTCCCTCTGTCCCCGCACAGTAACACAGCTGCTTCCAATTCTGAATGAACTCCCCATAAAAATGAAACCTAACTTGCAATGTCCCAAGCACATCCATACTGTTTTTGCGGGCACAAAACCAAGGACAAACTCAAGATCCCGAGCAATGCTTTTCTTAATCCCAAACCCTACATTCCTCTAGATAACCTAGGAGATCTTGTGGAAGAACGGATTTGCTATAAGAACCGGATAGGAACTCACCGAGATGTGCGCACCCTTCAAGACCTGAAGCACGGTCGCCGGCGCAGGGTGCCAGgcttcctgccgccgccgccaaccaccgcgccgcgtgccgccgccgctgccaaagGTTAGGGTTTGGGATTTGGGAGAGGACAGTGTCGAGTGGCGGGATGGCTCAGGGGGCGACGGGGTTATATGCGCCCGTTCTTTGTGCTGACTCAGCCGCCCAGGATGACGTGTGCGGCTGACTAGGACAGAAACCACCCGGTTTTGGCCCAGGGTCCGGTATTCAGAGTTTAGGGGTGGAGGATACCCGATTTCGTAATATGGGGTTGAAACTCGGACCCTTAAGACAGTTCGAGGTTGAAATATGGACTTTTTCCTATTTAAAATAGATGGTCAAGTTATCAGGTGTATCCACTCAGTCTGGACTTaacttcttctttatcaatATATGATAGGCGCACATATCTTCTGCATGTTCGTTAAAAAAGTTATCAGGTGTATCATGGTAAAAAAGTTGATCCAATCTTCTGCGCcctcaaccaaataaaattattttatgtTAAAAATGTCCTCTCCTTAAGCTTTTGATTAGCTAGTACTTGATCTCCACTTTGCTCGCGCATATACTAGGAAGATCATGCCAAATCGAGAACAAGCTTTGAGGATGACATGACGTGCATTTATTAACATCATACCAATCGCAACTACGAAAAAGTGGCATGTAATTAATTCTCTTTGGCGAAGCCAGAGCAAATTGAAGGAGTGCACTTGCTTTGCGGGTGCATATAGTTGAGCTATAGAGGGTGCAAATATGGTGAAAGTTTGAACACGATCACtgtttttccattttttagGGGTGCATTAGCACCCGCTACTGTGTATGTAGCTTCGTCCCTGACTAAAATTGTGCAAACCTAACATGATGAAAATGAAATTCCCCATGAGAATTAGCTAGTGCCACTGCATTTACATGGTGTCGCAGTCGGCTGAACGTCATGAACAGTCTGCGGTAAGGTTATTATCATGCAcctacaattttgatatgacACGCCCGATTACTCGCTCCATCTATTTATTGTGTTGCGCGAGCTGAAAACTTGCAACATCGTAGACAGCGCTCTTCGTCTTCCTCATGATCTGCAGCGGCCGGACTTTGGAAAGGGGTTGCCGAAGCGCTAGTGATCACCGAAGATCTTAGAAGATAGGGAAGAGATGGTAGGGAAGACCGGCGGTAGTGGCGAGTTACGGACTGGCGGCAGACGCAGGGCAGCGGCTTGATAACCGGTGGATTAGGGTTGGGCAGGGCGTGGCATTCACTTGGTGGGGTGGCATCGAACGGTGGATTCGGCGGCGGGAGCCCCCAAGGTTTTGGGATTCAATTTCGGAAAAAATTCGATCCCAACTGAACCGGAAGAATTTCGGTCGGTTTTCAGTTAGATTCCTGAGAATATTCGAAATTTTGAAGCACTAAATTCGGTTCGGACCCTTCCGAGATGGGTGAATTTCGGTGAGATTCGGTCAATTCGGACCGAATCCTAGAACCCCGGGAGCCCCTAAGATGAAAAAGATGACCGGCGGCGGGAGCGAGGGGCGGGAGCCTTCCTTCAGCGATAGCTTAGCTCGCACTCGCGTGCGTGAGGAATAGGCGCCCCTTGATTACTTGCGCGGGGGCTATTCCCCCCGTGCGCTACTGCAGCCCGATCTATTGCAGAAGGGAGACGCAGTCCCTGGTAGGTGGGCCCGTGCAGAACTGTGCTTTCTTCCACTTCTGGATCTCGCGATGGTAGTGGCGTCGAGGTTAGGGAAGGGGATTGCCGGGGTCTGGGTATGGTTGGTGGGGCGGAGTGGCcggtggagggaggaggcggtCTTTAGGGTTCGGTTTGCTGGTTGGGATGGCTCCATGTAATGTtcagctaggcgctaggcggatTCTAGGCGCTGACCCACTGCCTAGCGCCTAGGCGGGATTAAtcgcacctaggcgttcctaGGCGTTTTTCTAGGCGGTGATTAATACACACCATATActctaaaaagaaaagaaaaattaagGAACTAGTGGGCCTTGAATGGAAAAGAAAGACACAAGGCAGCCCACCAGCCCACCTCCCACACCTTATCTTTCCACCCGTGACCCAACGCCTCGTCACCTCACCTGGTTCGATGCGACGACGCCtccccgtcgtcctcgccgctcGCCCCTGCCTCCTCTGCCCCACTGCcctgcctccgccaccgccgaggttcgccccctgcctcctcctcctcctcctcctccgagcaCCTGCCtcaacctcctcctccgccgccgcgcctgtcCCCTGCctcagctcctcctcccccaccagcaacctccgccgaccgccgccgcctgcgcccgccgccacccgcaCAAGCCCGTCTGAGCCCTCGCCGCTGcccgcagctcctcctcccccactgGCGACCTCCGCCGGACGCTCCTCCACCCccatcggcgccgccgacgagctgcCGACGCCTATGGGTCCGCCTACCCCCATAGGCGAGGCGCTGACCCTTCGACTCGCGATTAGGCGCGACTAATCGCCGCCTAGTCGGCGCCTAGCTGAATTATGGCTCCATGGCCTCCGGCTATAGAAGAGGAGGCCGGGGGCAGCAGCGGTTGGGCCGGCAGAGGGTGAGGCAGCGCGGGAGCGCCACCGGCCTGTTAGGGTAGGATCTCCGGTGAGCGGAGGCCGCCGGAGGGGGCGAGGCGATGGACGGGCAGCATGCTTTGTTAgagtcggcggcggtggagggcagCAGCGGAGGTGGTGGGGGCACCGccggagctggagaaggcgaGAGAGGCGGGGGCGCTCCTTCTACGATGCGTGGTCGATTCCTCGCACATGCGATGAATAGACGCCCCCGTTACTTGGATCCCAA
Proteins encoded:
- the LOC120670235 gene encoding ras-related protein RIC2, with the protein product MAAGYRAEDDYDYLFKVVLIGDSGVGKSNLLSRFTRNEFSLESKSTIGVEFATRSLQVDGKVVKAQIWDTAGQERYRAITSAYYRGAVGALLVYDVTRHSTFENVERWLKELRDHTDPNIVVMLVGNKSDLRHLVAVQTDEGKAFAERESLYFMETSALESTNVENAFAEVLTQIYRIVSKRAVEAGEDAASGPGKGEKINIKDDVSAVKKGGCC